The following nucleotide sequence is from Burkholderia gladioli.
CGGCGAATGCCGTCGACGTCCAGCCCCAGCAGCAGGGCCGCCGTCACGGCGCAGCCGATCACGCCGCAGGTCCCGGTGATGTGCCAGCCGCGGTCGTAATGCTCGGGCGAGATCGACACGCCCACCCGCAACTGCGCCTCGCAGCCCAGCGCGAAGGCCGTCAGCGCCTGCGCGCCGCTCGGCTGCGTCGACGGCGCCAGCGCCGTCAGCACGGCGAACACCGAGGCGGCCGGGTGGATCACCGTGGCCAGGTGCGTATCGTCGAAATCGTCGAGATGGCCCGCGAAGCCGGTGGCCAGCGCGGAGAAATGCAGGTCGGTGCGCTCGCCGCGCCCCGGCACCGGCGCGGCGGGCTGCGCGCCGATCTCGACGGCGGCGGCGAGGATCGCGTCGACGCCGGGATGGCGCGAGGCGCCGATCGACGTCCCGATCACGTTGATGAGGGAACGCCGGGCCTCGTCGGCGACCTTCGCAGGCAGCGGCTGCCCCGCAAGTGTGTACAGGCCGTGCGCAAACGCGGCGGCAATGGAACTCATTCGGACGATTCCTCCAGACTTTGGCCGACGCGCCGGAGACCCTTTCCCCGGCTCGCATCGGCAAGCAAACACGTCATGAAAAACCGCGCGGGACGACGCGCTTCCCATTCAGGCGGTGAATCGCCGGATTCGCGGTTTCGTCGACACTTGGCGAAATTCTACTTGGCAACACCCGATTAAACCAAGATATTTCAAGTAAAGTGTCGACACTTTGCCGTCAATCCTTCACGCACTCGTCACGACAAACCCAGCCCGGGCGCGCGCGAGGCACGGCGCCGAGGCGAGCTGCCGCGGGACGAAAGCGGGCGTCGCGCGCGTCTGGATGCGCGCGGACCGACGGCATAGGCGAGCCTCCCGGCATGGGGAGGGATCGGCGAATCGGGATTCGCGCAGCGACCGTCTTTCGGCCTCCGGTCGGCAAACGACGCGCGCGCCGCCGTCTCCTGACTGCGGCGCGCGTCGCGTCCACGGCGGCCCGTTGGACGGCCGGCCATTTCCCTATCCTTCAGGCTGCATCGGATCCGCTCAGGAAGCATCCAGTTGCGGCGCGAGCCCGGCCGGCTGCTGCGCGCTGTCCCGGCTACCACGCTCGCCGAGATAGGGACGATCGGGACGAATCCAGTTCGCGGCGATCGGCCCGAGCACCAGGAAGAAGATCGACAGCGCGAACACCGGCTCCCAGGAATGCAGCGCATCGACCAGCCAGCCCACCAGCGGCGGCGACACCGAGGCGGCCAGCCCCAGACCGGTATTCATGATGCTGCTGGAAGTCGCCGCGTGATTCGGCGCGAGATCCATCGCCACCGCCCACAGGGGCGCCGTCACCAGCTCCGACAGGAACAGCGCCGCGGCCAGCGAGAAGCCGGCCATGGTGGCCGAGGGATGCAGGAACATCGGGATGAAGAAGATGATCGGCGCGAGAAAGCCGATCGTGATCATGATCTGCCGCGAGCGCCGGATATTGCCGGTGCGCTTGAGCAGCAGGTCGCTCAGCGAGCCGCCCAGCGTGGTGCCCACCACCCCGCTCAGGAAGATGCCCGAGCTGAAGATCGCCGAGTGGCGGATGTTCAGGTGATAGGCCTGCGCGAAGAACGAAGGCATCCAGTTCAGGAAGAACCACAGGATCCAGCCATGGCAGAAGCTCACCACCGTGGCCGGCCACAGCGCGCGCAGCAGCGGCGACCAGCGCATCGGCACGCGCGTCTTGCCGAGCTTCGCCGGCAGGCGCGCGAGTTCCTCGGCGCTGATCGCGGGATGGTCGGCGGGGTTGTCGCGGTAGTACCAGACCCACAGCACCACCCAGGCCAGGCTGGCCAGGCCGAGTATCACGAAGGCGGCATGCCACGAAAAGGCGGCGATCAGGCCCGCCACCAGGATCGGCGTCGAGGCGTTGCCCAGGCGCGCGCAGGCATGGGTGATGCCCTGCGCGAAGCCGCGTTGATCGGGCTTCATCCAGCCGGTGAGCGCGCGCGCCGAGGCCGGCACGATCGGGCTCTCGCCGAGGCCCACCACGAAGCGCGCCAGCAGCAGCGTGGCGAACCCGCCCGCGAGGCCGGTCAGCAAGGTACCGAGCCCCCACAGCACGCCGCAGATCGCCAGCATCTTGCGCGCGCCGAGCCGGTCGCCGATGAAGCCGCCGGGAATCATCGCCAGCGCGTAGGTGATCGCGAACGCGGAAAACACCAGCCCGAGCTGGGTATTGCTGAGGACCAGGTCGCGCCGGATCGCGAGCGCGGCGGTGGAAATATTCGTGCGGTCCACGTACATCAGGAAGGACATGATGCACAGCACGATCAAGACGCCATGGGTGGCGCTCAACCGTCTCGTGGGGCGAGAGGAAGCCATCGTCTGTCTCCATGCGCGCCGTTTCTGGAAGGCGCGTCGTTGGACTGCCTGTACCCGCGCCTGGCGCCTCGCCGCCGAGTGTTACGTATTCGCCTCGTCGACCTCGGGCCTTGCCTCGCGGGCCTGTCGTGCTGCGCATGTCGCCCTCGCCTCGCTGCCGGACGACCTGGACCTGCTTGCCTGCCTGCTGCCGCCCATGATGATGCAACGGCTGCAAGGCAGGCGAAAAAACCGCTGCTTACTCGAGCACTTCGCCGTGCACGCCGGCCGCGAGCGTTTCCTTCTCCCAGCGCTTCATCGGCACCACTTCGGCTACCGGGCCGTTGGGCGAGCGGAACTTGACGGGCAGGTGCCCCGGCGCGGTGAGGATCTCGCCGCCATTGGCCTTGATCTGCTCGATGAAGGCCTCGAGGTCCTCCACTTCCATGCCGATGTGGTGGATGCAGGGCGCCGGGCCGGCGAAGTCCGCCTCGTCCGAGTTCGACGATTCGTAATGGATCAGGGTCAGGTCCATGTAGCCGTCGGTCATGTGATACGACAGGTGGTCGCCGTTCTTGCCCTTGCGACGCACCGTATTGACGTGCTTGTAGCCAAACACGTTCTCGTAGAAGGCGCGTTCGCGCTCGACGTCCTCGACCTTAAATGCGATGTGCTTGATGAAATTCGGCATCGATGTCTCCTCTGGGTGGATGGCGCGCGAACCTGTCGTGCGATGAGGCCAGTCTAGGAGACTCGCATGCGAACGTCAATCGAATCATTCGAATGATTCGATATTCATTCGGCGCCCCGGGAAAACCCCGGGACAGACCTCGCCCACCTCGAAACTCAGGCCCGATGGTCGATCACGACGCATTCGGACGCCGTCGCGCCGGCCGCCGCATCGATCGCCGCCGGCAACTCGGCCAGCGGAAAATCGATCGCGCGGATCGCGTCGGACGGCAGCAGCCCCGAGCCGATCAGCGTCAGCAAGCGCCGATAGGCATCGCGCGGATACATGAACTGGCCGAGGATCTCCCAGCCGTTCATCATCAGCTCCGTGTACGGCAGGGGCAGCGGCACGGCCATGGTGCCCATCAGCACCAGGCGGCCACCGAAGGCCAGGCTGCGCAGGCTGGCCAGCGTCAGGTTCGGATCGCGCGCGTTGCCGACCATGTCGAAACCGAGCTGGATGCCGGCGCCCTGCGAGGCGGCGCGCAAGGCGGCCACGTCGCCCGCCATCTCGCCGGTGGCGGCGACCGGCGTCACGCGAGTACCGGTTGCCTGCGCGAGATGCCGCAGCTTGCCCGCGTCGCGACCGAAGGCGATCACGCGCGCCGCGCCCATCGCCAGTGCGAGCCGCACCGCGGCCGATCCGTAAGCGCCTGTCGCGCCCGATATCAGCACCGTTTCGCCGGCCGCGAGCCGGCCCTTGAGCAGGCCGCCGTAAGGCACCGTGTAGCGCATGCTGGTGGCGAGCGCGCCGGCATCCAGATCGGGCACCGCATCGGCCGGCGTCACCGCCGATGCGGGCAGCAGCGCATATTCCGCCAGCGTGCCGTCGGGCCAGTCCTGCTGCATGCGCAGGCCGGCCTCGTTCACGGTCGTGACACCGAGCAGCATCTGCGCCGGATCGACGACGTTCTCCGGCGCGACCAGATGCGGCGAGATCACCACGCGCTGCCGAGCCTGCAGATGCCAGACCCCGGCGCCCACCGCGTGGATCGTGCCGACGCCGTTGCCGCCCGGCACGAAGGGCCGCGCCGGCGCCCGATAGACGGGCAGCCTGCCCTC
It contains:
- a CDS encoding VOC family protein yields the protein MPNFIKHIAFKVEDVERERAFYENVFGYKHVNTVRRKGKNGDHLSYHMTDGYMDLTLIHYESSNSDEADFAGPAPCIHHIGMEVEDLEAFIEQIKANGGEILTAPGHLPVKFRSPNGPVAEVVPMKRWEKETLAAGVHGEVLE
- a CDS encoding MFS transporter; its protein translation is MSATHGVLIVLCIMSFLMYVDRTNISTAALAIRRDLVLSNTQLGLVFSAFAITYALAMIPGGFIGDRLGARKMLAICGVLWGLGTLLTGLAGGFATLLLARFVVGLGESPIVPASARALTGWMKPDQRGFAQGITHACARLGNASTPILVAGLIAAFSWHAAFVILGLASLAWVVLWVWYYRDNPADHPAISAEELARLPAKLGKTRVPMRWSPLLRALWPATVVSFCHGWILWFFLNWMPSFFAQAYHLNIRHSAIFSSGIFLSGVVGTTLGGSLSDLLLKRTGNIRRSRQIMITIGFLAPIIFFIPMFLHPSATMAGFSLAAALFLSELVTAPLWAVAMDLAPNHAATSSSIMNTGLGLAASVSPPLVGWLVDALHSWEPVFALSIFFLVLGPIAANWIRPDRPYLGERGSRDSAQQPAGLAPQLDAS
- a CDS encoding quinone oxidoreductase family protein, encoding MKAWQLDRLGGALALVDRPVPEARPGSVVVRMQCSVLMSYMRDYVEGRLPVYRAPARPFVPGGNGVGTIHAVGAGVWHLQARQRVVISPHLVAPENVVDPAQMLLGVTTVNEAGLRMQQDWPDGTLAEYALLPASAVTPADAVPDLDAGALATSMRYTVPYGGLLKGRLAAGETVLISGATGAYGSAAVRLALAMGAARVIAFGRDAGKLRHLAQATGTRVTPVAATGEMAGDVAALRAASQGAGIQLGFDMVGNARDPNLTLASLRSLAFGGRLVLMGTMAVPLPLPYTELMMNGWEILGQFMYPRDAYRRLLTLIGSGLLPSDAIRAIDFPLAELPAAIDAAAGATASECVVIDHRA